In Candidatus Krumholzibacteriia bacterium, the following proteins share a genomic window:
- the glyS gene encoding glycine--tRNA ligase subunit beta, whose translation MNDFLLEIGVENIPASYLPPAAQQLADDARAMLAGNRLAYTEIYTAATPRRLVLTVRGLAARQDAGEDVLTGPPVARAFLPDGTPTPAAEGFARAQGVPVQRLERIETPKGEYLGVRKKLAQRKASAVLAGELPALIAGLRFPKAMKWEASGARFARPVRWIVAILGRTVVPVAFAGVRSGRVTWGRPWMRGEHRSLADAKAHGARLKSLGVILDPQTRRARLTALAEAAAVRKGLRIVPDENLLTELTFMVEDPRVLVGSFDRAFLELPAEVVVTAMRAHQRYIALTDRRGALSPNFITFTDGVVKGPKDVVLGNERVLRARLADARFYWQDDLKRGIEALADELDRIVFIEGLGTVGEKWRRLLDVAGVMNATLEAKQRVAEDVLARGARLAKADLASTMIRDGKEFTALQGVIGAHYATACGEPAVVAAGIREHYQPRAAGDALPASTLGRLLAAADRADTLIGCFLAGFKPSGSQDPYGLRRNGNGLVRLAAEMPGVRLDTIIERAAAGYASTMTRQEVEARWKDKRAGAELQEFVRGRVEAFLKDNGMAYDVAAAVLPVSWTRPGVALERARAISALRGDPAFERLVTGVKRVGNILPRERRRLGAGWDDVRRDLAGEGGRAFDAARFEDPAETDLLDAVRAALDRMEPAEKRGDVASVLKSLSGLADPIDRYFDKVLVNAPDPALREARLGFLAVTYSLFGRYADFQAIVEQGSPA comes from the coding sequence GTGAACGACTTCCTGCTCGAGATCGGTGTGGAGAACATCCCGGCGTCCTATCTGCCGCCGGCCGCGCAGCAGCTCGCCGACGACGCGCGCGCGATGCTGGCGGGCAACCGGCTTGCGTACACGGAGATTTACACCGCGGCCACGCCCCGCCGCCTGGTGCTGACGGTGCGGGGCCTGGCCGCGCGCCAGGACGCGGGCGAGGATGTGCTCACCGGTCCGCCGGTGGCGCGCGCGTTCCTGCCCGACGGAACCCCCACGCCGGCCGCGGAGGGTTTCGCGCGCGCGCAGGGGGTTCCCGTGCAACGGCTGGAGCGCATCGAGACGCCGAAGGGCGAGTATCTCGGCGTTCGCAAGAAGCTCGCGCAGCGCAAGGCGTCCGCGGTGCTGGCCGGCGAGTTGCCGGCGCTGATCGCGGGGCTCAGGTTCCCCAAGGCCATGAAGTGGGAGGCCAGCGGCGCGCGCTTCGCACGCCCCGTGCGCTGGATCGTTGCGATCCTGGGACGTACCGTCGTCCCGGTGGCCTTCGCCGGCGTGCGCTCCGGGCGTGTCACCTGGGGGCGCCCATGGATGCGCGGCGAACACCGCTCGCTGGCGGACGCGAAAGCCCACGGCGCGCGCCTCAAGTCGCTTGGGGTGATCCTCGATCCGCAGACGCGCCGTGCGCGGCTCACGGCGCTGGCGGAAGCGGCCGCGGTGCGCAAGGGACTGCGCATCGTGCCGGACGAGAACCTTCTCACCGAGCTCACCTTCATGGTGGAGGACCCGCGCGTGCTCGTGGGTTCGTTCGACCGCGCGTTCCTCGAACTGCCCGCGGAAGTGGTGGTGACCGCGATGCGCGCGCACCAGCGTTACATCGCCCTGACCGACCGGCGTGGCGCCCTGTCGCCGAACTTCATCACATTCACCGACGGTGTGGTGAAGGGTCCGAAGGACGTTGTGCTCGGCAACGAGCGCGTGCTGCGCGCGCGTCTGGCCGACGCGCGATTCTACTGGCAGGACGACCTCAAGCGCGGTATCGAAGCGCTGGCGGACGAGCTCGACCGTATCGTGTTCATCGAGGGCCTGGGCACGGTGGGCGAGAAGTGGCGTCGCCTGCTGGACGTGGCCGGCGTCATGAACGCGACGCTGGAAGCGAAGCAGCGCGTGGCGGAAGACGTGCTCGCGCGGGGCGCGCGCCTCGCCAAGGCGGACCTCGCCAGTACCATGATCCGCGACGGCAAGGAATTCACGGCGCTGCAGGGTGTGATCGGCGCGCACTACGCCACCGCCTGCGGCGAGCCGGCCGTGGTTGCGGCCGGCATTCGCGAACACTACCAGCCGCGGGCCGCCGGCGATGCGTTGCCGGCGAGTACGCTGGGCCGCCTGCTCGCCGCCGCGGACCGGGCCGACACGCTCATCGGATGTTTTCTCGCCGGATTCAAACCCAGCGGATCGCAGGATCCCTACGGGTTACGCCGCAACGGCAACGGCCTGGTGCGGCTGGCGGCGGAGATGCCCGGTGTCCGCCTGGACACGATCATCGAACGCGCCGCCGCGGGATACGCATCCACCATGACGCGCCAGGAGGTGGAGGCACGCTGGAAGGACAAGCGCGCCGGCGCGGAGCTGCAGGAATTCGTGCGCGGTCGCGTGGAGGCATTCCTGAAGGACAACGGGATGGCCTACGACGTTGCCGCCGCCGTGCTGCCGGTGTCATGGACCCGGCCCGGGGTGGCGCTCGAGCGTGCGCGGGCCATCTCGGCGCTGCGCGGTGATCCGGCGTTCGAGCGGCTGGTCACCGGCGTCAAGCGGGTTGGCAACATTCTCCCTAGAGAGCGCCGCCGGCTGGGCGCCGGGTGGGACGACGTCCGCCGGGACCTTGCCGGTGAAGGCGGGCGGGCGTTCGACGCCGCCCGCTTCGAGGACCCGGCCGAGACGGATCTCCTGGACGCGGTCCGTGCGGCGCTGGACCGCATGGAGCCGGCCGAGAAGCGCGGCGACGTGGCCAGTGTTCTCAAGTCGTTGTCGGGACTGGCAGATCCCATCGACCGCTACTTCGACAAGGTGCTCGTGAATGCACCCGACCCCGCGCTCCGGGAGGCCCGCCTGGGCTTCCTGGCGGTCACCTACAGTCTCTTCGGACGCTATGCCGACTTCCAGGCCATCGTGGAGCAGGGAAGCCCCGCGTGA
- a CDS encoding T9SS type A sorting domain-containing protein → MKKVFCRTLVLALGVTLVASAAFAKRTGTGALYSYEPTMSTTSPTWDNSMSGPNGLNTSASANTTLLYSQRFEVGASCTQGGWTKVDATAQSANFWHVDDFNGMNPVNYSALAGTKSLWCGARPAATGPLCGYAALPGYGNSWNQAFCTKACIAVSGDGILDVNFLARFDSEPSYDATELEYTLDCTGASGWTVIDGGTGVWDGLIAAGAFGGAYNIGTTGPVKVRLHFEADGAWSDEDGLWNTNGAVVVDNLGAEGLAVEDFEGEAVNATQSNDWITCNPAGYGQYMALFPGASMLQQDPCAKDLLCLWAAIDYASNPGAPVYDYSCGGFPLQQAVPFGNADGQYLNNDIWSPDIALGGSGSVVNLEFAVYRDMALDNLIFYTWGVRTTDNTGCASGWKDRNYVYYGGQKDWLQNLQAVGDLLNLTTGVSMNIRLGVMDMCGVWCGTVGSGACHSHAPLIDNFKVYRVDAQGAQWAIRDIDQFNDTFEEIVTGPRKGTGEVRTIGKAGADMANDITPGANYDSNVPGDSSVVKVADPVAGLGLDVNNSRAAVYLYAHVQPTGQAAKTGSNLTTDPVRYPYRGTWTDAGGNVWDIVQLDSSIVNNVAQPDIYCVDLNDNIFEAGDTISFFYGAVNSAALETYAYGSALGAQTSDREAAAAAPSEFTVLPAGGVANGGDILYVDGMDGRGAQPYFDTAFQSLGLFEKIDRYDVRGPSSGVSNRPAGRVKDIAQLVPTYRKIIWDTGDLDTGLGNGSTTPEKTNDYKLVNSFLANLSPSGGVYIAGDDVPQVLDTYQSSVHPNGVDAIAFKSTYLPFNLTSANHRPSFGISPIGTAVAGGMFVSDATMVLYGGCPLINDFDVIEPQGTTVNQMTYGAGTPASTNGAVVSNIVGSSRVVFGGFSFIYIRDNDNNGRMDRADFMYDVITFLQNTPSAPTPVASGKVNSLQQNYPNPFNPQTTIAFSIKDRGLVTLKVYNVAGELVRTIADEQFTAGSHTKVWDGRNDAGQPVSSGVYFYKLVSNNFTQTKKMVLLK, encoded by the coding sequence ATGAAGAAAGTTTTCTGTAGGACTCTCGTGCTCGCACTGGGCGTGACGCTTGTCGCGTCGGCGGCGTTCGCCAAGCGTACGGGCACCGGGGCCCTCTACAGTTATGAGCCGACGATGTCGACGACTTCGCCGACCTGGGACAACTCGATGAGTGGTCCGAATGGTCTGAATACGTCCGCATCGGCGAACACCACGCTGCTCTATTCGCAGCGTTTCGAAGTGGGCGCGAGCTGCACCCAGGGTGGCTGGACCAAGGTCGACGCCACCGCGCAGAGCGCCAACTTCTGGCACGTCGACGACTTCAACGGGATGAACCCGGTGAACTACTCGGCGCTGGCCGGCACGAAGTCGCTTTGGTGCGGCGCGCGTCCGGCTGCAACGGGCCCCCTGTGCGGTTACGCAGCCCTTCCGGGTTACGGTAACTCCTGGAACCAGGCCTTTTGCACCAAGGCATGCATCGCCGTTTCCGGCGACGGCATCCTCGACGTGAACTTCCTTGCACGCTTCGATTCGGAGCCCAGCTACGACGCGACCGAGCTCGAGTACACACTCGACTGCACGGGCGCCAGCGGCTGGACTGTGATCGACGGCGGCACGGGCGTGTGGGACGGCCTGATCGCGGCTGGCGCGTTCGGCGGTGCCTACAACATTGGGACCACCGGTCCGGTCAAGGTTCGTCTGCACTTCGAGGCAGACGGCGCCTGGTCGGATGAGGACGGCCTCTGGAACACCAACGGCGCCGTCGTCGTTGACAACCTGGGTGCCGAGGGTCTGGCGGTTGAGGACTTCGAAGGCGAAGCCGTCAACGCCACCCAGTCCAATGACTGGATCACCTGCAACCCGGCGGGCTACGGACAGTACATGGCCCTGTTCCCGGGTGCGTCGATGCTCCAGCAGGATCCGTGCGCGAAGGACCTCCTCTGCCTGTGGGCAGCCATCGACTACGCGTCCAACCCGGGCGCGCCGGTGTATGACTACAGCTGCGGCGGCTTCCCGCTCCAGCAGGCAGTTCCGTTCGGTAATGCCGACGGCCAGTATCTGAACAACGACATCTGGTCGCCGGACATCGCCCTCGGCGGTTCCGGTTCGGTCGTGAACCTCGAGTTCGCGGTCTACCGTGACATGGCTCTGGACAACCTGATCTTCTACACCTGGGGTGTTCGTACCACCGACAACACCGGCTGCGCGAGCGGCTGGAAGGATCGGAACTACGTGTACTATGGTGGTCAGAAGGACTGGTTGCAGAACCTGCAGGCGGTTGGCGACCTCCTGAACCTCACGACCGGCGTGTCGATGAACATCCGTCTGGGTGTCATGGACATGTGCGGCGTGTGGTGCGGTACGGTCGGTTCGGGCGCATGCCACAGCCACGCTCCTCTGATCGACAACTTCAAGGTGTACCGCGTGGACGCACAGGGTGCGCAGTGGGCCATCCGTGACATCGATCAGTTCAACGACACGTTCGAAGAGATCGTCACGGGCCCCCGCAAGGGCACGGGCGAGGTTCGCACCATAGGTAAGGCGGGCGCCGACATGGCGAACGACATCACCCCGGGCGCGAACTATGACAGCAACGTTCCTGGCGACTCGTCGGTCGTCAAGGTCGCCGACCCTGTCGCCGGTCTTGGCCTCGACGTGAACAACAGCCGTGCAGCCGTGTACCTCTACGCGCACGTCCAGCCGACCGGCCAGGCGGCGAAGACGGGTTCCAACCTGACGACGGATCCGGTCCGCTACCCCTACCGGGGCACGTGGACGGACGCCGGCGGCAACGTTTGGGACATCGTCCAGCTCGACTCGTCGATCGTCAACAACGTGGCTCAGCCCGACATCTACTGTGTCGATCTGAACGACAACATTTTTGAGGCCGGCGACACCATTTCGTTCTTCTACGGAGCGGTGAACAGTGCGGCTCTCGAGACGTACGCCTACGGATCCGCACTCGGTGCGCAGACCTCCGACCGCGAAGCGGCCGCAGCGGCGCCGTCCGAGTTCACGGTTCTGCCGGCGGGTGGCGTTGCCAATGGCGGCGACATCCTGTACGTGGATGGCATGGACGGCCGCGGTGCGCAGCCGTACTTTGACACCGCGTTCCAGTCTCTCGGTCTCTTCGAGAAGATTGACCGCTACGACGTCCGTGGTCCTTCGTCCGGTGTCTCCAACCGTCCCGCGGGACGCGTGAAGGACATCGCGCAGCTGGTTCCCACCTATCGCAAGATCATCTGGGATACCGGCGACCTCGATACGGGTCTGGGCAACGGCTCGACGACCCCCGAGAAGACGAACGACTACAAGCTCGTCAACTCGTTCCTCGCGAACCTGTCGCCCAGCGGCGGCGTGTACATCGCGGGTGACGATGTTCCTCAGGTGCTGGATACGTACCAGTCCAGCGTTCATCCGAACGGCGTCGACGCGATTGCATTCAAGTCGACCTACCTGCCGTTCAACCTGACGTCGGCTAACCACCGTCCGAGCTTCGGGATTTCCCCGATCGGCACGGCGGTCGCTGGCGGTATGTTCGTGAGCGACGCTACCATGGTCCTCTATGGCGGCTGCCCGCTGATCAATGACTTCGACGTCATTGAGCCCCAGGGTACCACCGTCAACCAGATGACCTACGGTGCGGGCACGCCCGCGTCGACCAACGGCGCGGTTGTGAGCAACATCGTCGGTAGCTCGCGTGTGGTCTTCGGCGGATTCAGCTTCATTTACATTCGTGACAACGATAACAATGGACGCATGGACCGCGCGGACTTCATGTACGACGTCATCACCTTCCTGCAGAACACGCCGAGTGCGCCGACCCCGGTTGCCTCGGGTAAGGTGAACAGCCTGCAGCAGAACTATCCCAACCCGTTCAACCCGCAGACGACGATCGCGTTCTCCATCAAGGATCGCGGTCTCGTGACCCTCAAGGTCTACAACGTCGCGGGCGAGCTGGTGCGGACGATTGCTGACGAGCAGTTCACCGCGGGTTCGCACACGAAGGTGTGGGACGGTCGCAACGATGCCGGCCAGCCGGTGTCGAGCGGTGTCTACTTCTACAAGCTCGTGTCGAACAACTTCACGCAGACGAAGAAGATGGTTCTTCTGAAGTAA